The following is a genomic window from Rubeoparvulum massiliense.
GATGGTGATCACCACCATCCCCGCGACGAATCCTAAATAGGTGGTCTGTTGGCTAAAGTAAAGGATGGAGACTGTGAAGAGGCTCCCACCAATTAAAAGCTGAGCTGTGATGGAGCTCATGTAGCGATTGACCAGCCGTGATAGAAATGGCTGTAATAAAAGGATCAGTGCCCCATTGATCGCCCACAGACTACTGTAATGGGCACGGGTAATCCCCATACTCTCCATATAAACAGAGACGGTGGTTTGAAGCTGCACATAACCGAGCCAAACAGCCATAAATCCATAGGAAAGAAGGGAGAGAGCATAGAGCTCGAGACGATGTGTCCGTAATTCTACCTGTCCCTTCGCTTGCTTTTTCTCTCCTCGATCAACTAAATCCCGCGGTTGTGTGGCAAGCTTATTATCTAAGCCCAGCCAGATGATCAAAAGAAAGATGAAGTAGGTTAAGGCATTGGCTAAGAAAACATAGGTGAAGGAAAACATGGAGACAATCCCACCTAAGGCTGAACCAATGGCTACCCCCACATTTTGCGAGACGTAGATCACGTTGAATGCCTTGCGTCCACCTTCAGGCCATACGCCGTTCGCCATGGCATAGATAGCTGGAAACACCAAGCCACCACTAAATCCTAATAGAATCATCATAGAGATATAGAAGTACCATTCCCGATTATAAGCAAGGGCAATGACCGACAGGCAGGAAAGAATTACTCCAATAAAAATCGTTTTCTTTCCACCAATCCGATCATACAATGCACCACCTAATAGATTTCCTAATAGATTGGCTCCCGAATTAAGCAAAAGGACAAACCCAGCATCCCTCAGGGTATGACCTAATACTTCTGAAATATAGATCGTATTGAGTGGCCAAAGGAATGATGTTCC
Proteins encoded in this region:
- a CDS encoding MDR family MFS transporter; the encoded protein is MREYPRNLWVLAIGMMINVTGTSFLWPLNTIYISEVLGHTLRDAGFVLLLNSGANLLGNLLGGALYDRIGGKKTIFIGVILSCLSVIALAYNREWYFYISMMILLGFSGGLVFPAIYAMANGVWPEGGRKAFNVIYVSQNVGVAIGSALGGIVSMFSFTYVFLANALTYFIFLLIIWLGLDNKLATQPRDLVDRGEKKQAKGQVELRTHRLELYALSLLSYGFMAVWLGYVQLQTTVSVYMESMGITRAHYSSLWAINGALILLLQPFLSRLVNRYMSSITAQLLIGGSLFTVSILYFSQQTTYLGFVAGMVVITIGEMLVWPAIPTAVAYLSPPGKSGLYQGIASGAATIGKMIGPYLGGILYDSYNYTFMMLVMVVIVATSLVSFFFYSQVGRRREKELQF